A window of the Halosimplex halophilum genome harbors these coding sequences:
- a CDS encoding ABC transporter permease subunit: protein MATESSGPAGSGGAVARIRGRLEGPNTIGNSRGFWLGFAVAVLALAAFPVVGSGSQFSLFLVLALLGLSLSLVWGYSGVLSFGQVVFFGVGGYTFGVVSINFPDPTGITAAALAGVVVGGVAAALLGYFMFYGGVRDVYVTIITLVTTMAMHTFMAQTAGSAWTIGEAPLGGFNGMPGIPLLELGVTGLGSFQFVYNEMSFMGLFAFDPFYYLALVALVAAYLGLRALVNSDFGRVMVAVREDQDRTRMFGYDVKRVKLLTFTLGGALAALSGVLYAARNVYISPPVFALWFATLPVIWVSVGGRKSLLGAVIATIAIEYFRLSVQGEMALVVLGAMLLVFILALPGGLVPWVAEKLSESAVPVSELDDTDAPGEVSES, encoded by the coding sequence ATGGCGACTGAGTCGTCCGGACCCGCCGGGAGCGGCGGCGCGGTCGCGCGGATCCGCGGCCGGCTGGAGGGGCCGAACACGATCGGCAACTCGCGGGGCTTCTGGCTCGGCTTCGCCGTCGCCGTCCTCGCGCTGGCCGCGTTCCCGGTCGTCGGCAGCGGCTCGCAGTTCTCGCTGTTCCTCGTGCTCGCACTGTTGGGCCTGTCGCTGTCGCTCGTCTGGGGCTACTCGGGCGTGCTCAGCTTCGGCCAGGTCGTCTTCTTCGGCGTCGGCGGCTACACCTTCGGCGTCGTCTCGATCAACTTCCCCGACCCGACGGGGATCACCGCGGCCGCCCTCGCGGGCGTCGTCGTCGGCGGCGTCGCCGCCGCGCTGCTCGGCTACTTCATGTTCTACGGCGGCGTCCGCGACGTGTACGTCACCATCATCACGCTGGTCACGACGATGGCGATGCACACGTTCATGGCCCAGACCGCCGGCTCCGCCTGGACCATCGGCGAGGCGCCGCTCGGCGGGTTCAACGGCATGCCCGGCATCCCGCTGCTCGAACTCGGGGTCACGGGCCTCGGCTCGTTCCAGTTCGTCTACAACGAGATGTCGTTCATGGGCCTGTTCGCGTTCGACCCCTTCTACTACCTCGCGCTCGTCGCCCTCGTGGCCGCGTACCTCGGGCTGCGCGCGCTGGTCAACTCCGACTTCGGCCGCGTGATGGTCGCCGTCCGGGAGGACCAGGACCGCACCCGGATGTTCGGCTACGACGTCAAGCGGGTCAAGCTGCTGACGTTCACCCTCGGCGGCGCGCTCGCGGCGCTGTCGGGCGTGCTCTACGCCGCGCGCAACGTCTACATCAGCCCGCCGGTGTTCGCGCTGTGGTTCGCGACCCTGCCCGTCATCTGGGTGAGCGTCGGCGGCCGCAAGAGCCTGCTCGGCGCCGTGATCGCCACGATCGCCATCGAGTACTTCCGCCTCTCGGTCCAGGGCGAGATGGCGCTGGTCGTCCTCGGCGCCATGCTGCTGGTCTTCATCCTCGCGCTGCCCGGCGGGCTGGTCCCGTGGGTCGCCGAGAAGCTCTCGGAGAGCGCGGTCCCGGTCTCCGAGCTGGACGATACCGACGCGCCCGGGGAGGTGAGCGAGTCGTGA
- a CDS encoding urea ABC transporter substrate-binding protein has product MSGDGISRRQFVTAGGAAMVAGLAGCSSTDGGGATTDTMSSADTVKIGVLEDQSGNFALNGTPKYRASMLAIEEINNDGGIGGREIEPVTRDPQSDNQRYQELTREFINEENVDALWAGYSSATREAIRPIINRNEQLYFYTTQYEGGVCDETTFAMGPTARQQLGSVLPYLREEFGPDIYIIAADYNFGQLSADWVRVLADENDANIVGEEFIPLSESSFGSVINNIQAAEPDFVMSMLVGANHASFYEQKASAGLDVPIGTSTAMAQGYEHKRLDPPAMANIYAGVNYMEEVPTESNAGDGGLVDRYYEKYPDEGEYVNEEAETNYFSTYMYKEAVEQAGTVEQPEVIEALESGISLGTERAPEAPEGETIELDGATHHVDHHMWVMRADDEHNVEAITDRKIPEQFLSETVGCDLREEDEQTQYTPVDYFEEAE; this is encoded by the coding sequence ATGAGCGGCGACGGGATCAGCCGCCGTCAGTTCGTGACCGCGGGGGGTGCGGCGATGGTCGCCGGGCTGGCCGGCTGTTCGAGCACCGACGGCGGCGGCGCGACGACCGACACGATGAGCAGCGCCGACACGGTCAAGATCGGGGTCCTGGAGGACCAGTCGGGTAACTTCGCGCTGAACGGCACCCCGAAGTACCGGGCGTCGATGCTCGCCATCGAGGAGATCAACAACGACGGCGGCATCGGCGGCAGGGAGATCGAGCCGGTGACGCGGGACCCCCAGTCGGACAACCAGCGCTACCAGGAGCTGACGCGGGAGTTCATCAACGAGGAGAACGTCGACGCGCTGTGGGCGGGCTACTCCTCGGCGACCCGGGAGGCCATCCGCCCGATCATCAACCGCAACGAGCAGCTGTACTTCTACACGACCCAGTACGAGGGCGGCGTCTGCGACGAGACGACCTTCGCGATGGGACCGACCGCCCGCCAGCAGCTGGGCAGCGTCCTCCCGTACCTGCGCGAGGAGTTCGGGCCGGACATCTACATCATCGCGGCCGACTACAACTTCGGGCAGCTGTCGGCCGACTGGGTGCGCGTGCTGGCCGACGAGAACGACGCCAACATCGTCGGCGAGGAGTTCATCCCGCTCTCCGAGTCCAGCTTCGGCTCGGTCATCAACAACATCCAGGCGGCCGAGCCGGACTTCGTGATGTCGATGCTGGTCGGCGCCAACCACGCCTCCTTCTACGAGCAGAAGGCCTCGGCGGGACTCGACGTGCCCATCGGCACGTCGACGGCGATGGCCCAGGGCTACGAGCACAAGCGGCTGGACCCGCCGGCGATGGCGAACATCTACGCCGGGGTCAACTACATGGAGGAGGTCCCGACCGAGAGCAACGCCGGCGACGGCGGCCTCGTCGACCGCTACTACGAGAAGTACCCCGACGAGGGCGAGTACGTCAACGAGGAGGCCGAGACGAACTACTTCTCGACGTACATGTACAAGGAGGCCGTCGAGCAGGCCGGCACGGTCGAACAGCCGGAGGTCATCGAGGCGCTGGAGTCCGGGATCAGCCTCGGCACCGAGCGCGCGCCGGAGGCGCCCGAGGGCGAGACGATCGAACTCGACGGCGCGACCCACCACGTCGACCACCACATGTGGGTCATGCGCGCGGACGACGAGCACAACGTCGAGGCGATCACCGACCGCAAGATCCCCGAGCAGTTCCTCTCGGAGACGGTCGGCTGTGACCTGCGCGAGGAGGACGAACAGACCCAGTACACGCCGGTCGACTACTTCGAGGAGGCCGAGTAG
- a CDS encoding PDGLE domain-containing protein yields MADGEGSTAPDWFPKAVAVLVALALLAPAFGWAAGQVGYAEPLENAAEATGAVEEAEPVEVAPFPDYGVPGLGSAPGTFVSAVVGTGLTLVAAFGIGRLLGSDADAETEADAAR; encoded by the coding sequence ATGGCCGACGGAGAGGGCTCAACGGCCCCCGACTGGTTCCCGAAGGCGGTCGCCGTCCTCGTCGCGCTGGCCCTGCTGGCGCCCGCCTTCGGCTGGGCGGCCGGCCAGGTCGGCTACGCCGAGCCGCTGGAGAACGCCGCCGAGGCGACCGGCGCGGTCGAAGAGGCCGAGCCGGTCGAGGTGGCCCCGTTCCCCGACTACGGCGTCCCCGGGCTCGGTTCCGCGCCCGGGACCTTCGTCTCCGCGGTCGTCGGGACCGGGCTGACCCTCGTCGCCGCCTTCGGGATCGGTCGCCTGCTCGGGAGCGACGCCGACGCCGAAACCGAAGCCGACGCGGCGCGGTGA
- the nikR gene encoding nickel-responsive transcriptional regulator NikR, whose product MSDDIDRISLTLPSSMVERLDGIVDDWEYDSRSEAVRDSLRDFFADYEWETGGEGHHHGTVVIVHDHHVDGIADDLQTIQHEMAEAITSVQHIHLSHDTCMETLVVEGSAGDITELANRLRALGGVQQVKVVVVGE is encoded by the coding sequence ATGAGCGACGACATCGACCGCATCAGTCTGACGCTCCCGTCGTCGATGGTCGAGCGGCTGGACGGCATCGTCGACGACTGGGAGTACGACAGTCGGTCGGAGGCGGTCCGGGACTCGCTGCGGGACTTCTTCGCGGACTACGAGTGGGAGACCGGCGGCGAGGGCCACCACCACGGGACCGTCGTGATCGTCCACGACCACCACGTCGACGGCATCGCCGACGACCTCCAGACGATCCAACACGAGATGGCCGAGGCGATCACCTCCGTCCAGCACATCCACCTCTCGCACGACACCTGCATGGAGACGCTCGTCGTCGAGGGGTCGGCCGGCGACATCACCGAACTCGCCAACCGCCTGCGCGCGCTCGGCGGCGTCCAGCAGGTGAAGGTCGTCGTCGTCGGCGAGTGA
- a CDS encoding energy-coupling factor ABC transporter permease encodes MHIPDGYVDLPLAVLFAALSVAALSYAARRVGGEISDTRAPLVGVVAAGVFAAQMLNWPIPGGTSAHFVGGAFAAILLGPHLGALAVATVVAVQALVFGDGGLVVLGANVFNMAVVEVYVGYAVYRLVAPYGEFRAAFAAGWLGITAGALTAGLQLGLSSAFQYELLTTLAIMGVGHLVLGLVEGAITAVVYRYLAQARPDLRPTAAPEPEVSA; translated from the coding sequence ATGCACATCCCGGACGGCTACGTCGACCTGCCGCTGGCCGTGCTGTTCGCGGCGCTGTCGGTGGCGGCGCTGAGCTACGCCGCGCGGCGGGTCGGCGGGGAGATATCGGACACGCGGGCGCCGCTCGTGGGCGTCGTCGCCGCGGGCGTGTTCGCCGCACAGATGCTCAACTGGCCGATCCCGGGCGGGACGAGCGCCCACTTCGTCGGCGGCGCGTTCGCCGCGATCTTGCTCGGCCCCCACCTCGGCGCGCTCGCCGTGGCGACGGTCGTCGCGGTCCAGGCGCTCGTGTTCGGGGACGGCGGGCTCGTCGTCCTCGGCGCGAACGTGTTCAACATGGCTGTCGTCGAGGTGTACGTCGGCTACGCCGTCTACCGGCTGGTCGCCCCCTACGGCGAGTTCCGCGCGGCCTTCGCCGCCGGCTGGCTCGGCATCACCGCCGGTGCGCTGACCGCCGGGCTCCAGCTCGGCCTCTCCTCGGCGTTCCAGTACGAACTGCTGACCACGCTGGCGATCATGGGCGTCGGCCACCTCGTCCTCGGGCTGGTCGAGGGCGCCATCACCGCCGTCGTCTACCGCTACCTCGCGCAGGCGCGGCCGGACCTGCGGCCGACGGCCGCGCCGGAGCCGGAGGTGAGCGCCTGA
- the cbiQ gene encoding cobalt ECF transporter T component CbiQ, translating into MSRTDLLDRTLVGLSGRARWFLLAEDAPDRAGFLQAVAPSVKLAGLVALVALTVTRRDLQGVAALAALAGGLALVSRVPARAFASRVAGPPAFALVAVAPQTLLMGGPTLGGTPFSAAGVGYVAVFTARVAVCVAFLSLLLLTTRFSDLLGGLARLRAPAIAVSLLAITYRYLLLFFAELERMARARRSRTVAEPDLRRTWRDSGNFLGTFLLRSVERGERVERAARARGGGGGPRPTAGRTPLGRADAAFALVVLAAVVGVGLA; encoded by the coding sequence ATGAGCCGGACCGACCTCCTCGACCGCACGCTCGTCGGCCTCTCCGGGCGCGCCCGGTGGTTCCTCCTCGCCGAGGACGCGCCCGACCGCGCGGGCTTCCTGCAGGCCGTCGCGCCGAGCGTGAAGCTCGCCGGGCTGGTCGCGCTCGTCGCGCTGACGGTCACGCGGCGGGACCTCCAGGGGGTCGCGGCGCTGGCGGCGCTGGCCGGCGGGCTCGCGCTCGTCTCGCGCGTCCCAGCGCGGGCGTTCGCGAGTCGTGTCGCCGGCCCGCCCGCCTTCGCGCTCGTCGCCGTCGCGCCCCAGACGCTTTTGATGGGCGGGCCCACCCTCGGCGGGACCCCGTTCTCGGCGGCCGGCGTCGGTTACGTCGCAGTCTTCACCGCCCGCGTCGCCGTCTGCGTCGCCTTCCTCTCGCTGCTGCTGCTGACGACCCGCTTCTCGGACCTGCTCGGCGGGCTCGCCCGTCTGCGGGCGCCGGCCATCGCTGTCTCGCTGCTGGCGATCACCTACCGGTACCTCCTGCTCTTCTTCGCGGAACTCGAGCGGATGGCCCGCGCGCGCCGGAGCCGGACGGTCGCCGAGCCGGACCTGCGGCGCACCTGGCGCGACTCGGGGAACTTCCTCGGGACCTTCCTCCTGCGTAGCGTCGAGCGCGGCGAGCGCGTCGAACGCGCCGCCCGCGCTCGCGGCGGCGGTGGCGGCCCGCGACCGACCGCCGGCCGGACGCCGCTCGGCCGCGCGGACGCCGCCTTCGCGCTGGTCGTCCTCGCCGCCGTCGTCGGGGTGGGACTGGCGTGA
- the urtB gene encoding urea ABC transporter, permease protein UrtB, translated as MVNGLNLAFQFLDSFAFVVLAAAGLAVIFGIMGVINLAHGEFILFGAYATTKSVTALGLPLPVAMVVGSLLTAAFGVVVERTIISGFVPNWVGQKTVGRDLIEPLYDRLADSMVATFGLSLVMVQSARIVFGNSIDTVGTPFGNVAYGAFSYSTYRLVLAGVAIAVLVAAYYVFTRTTFGTRVRATMQDEQTARALGVDTGRTYMLTFGIGSGLAGLTGALFAPVLSMQPTLGDQFLIEAFVAVVVGGPSVVLGTALSGGVLGAVSATVTNLTDSTTFGRIALLVAAILALRFLPGGITGLVERVRARRQEATDGD; from the coding sequence ATGGTCAACGGCCTGAACCTCGCGTTCCAGTTCCTCGACAGCTTCGCGTTCGTCGTGCTCGCGGCGGCGGGGTTGGCCGTCATCTTCGGGATCATGGGCGTCATCAACCTCGCGCACGGCGAGTTCATCCTCTTCGGCGCGTACGCGACGACCAAGTCGGTCACCGCACTCGGGCTGCCGCTGCCCGTCGCGATGGTCGTCGGGTCGCTGCTGACGGCCGCCTTCGGCGTCGTCGTCGAGCGGACGATCATCTCGGGGTTCGTCCCCAACTGGGTCGGCCAGAAGACGGTCGGCCGGGACCTGATCGAACCGCTGTACGACCGGCTGGCCGACTCGATGGTCGCCACCTTCGGCCTGAGCCTCGTCATGGTCCAGAGCGCCCGGATCGTCTTCGGGAACTCCATCGACACGGTGGGGACGCCGTTCGGCAACGTCGCCTACGGCGCCTTCTCCTACTCGACCTACCGGCTCGTGCTCGCCGGCGTCGCCATCGCCGTTCTGGTCGCGGCCTACTACGTGTTCACGCGCACGACGTTCGGCACGCGCGTCCGCGCGACCATGCAGGACGAACAGACCGCCAGGGCGCTCGGCGTCGACACCGGACGGACGTACATGCTCACCTTCGGGATCGGCTCGGGGCTGGCCGGCCTGACCGGCGCGCTGTTCGCGCCGGTCCTGTCGATGCAGCCGACGCTGGGCGACCAGTTCCTCATCGAGGCGTTCGTCGCGGTCGTCGTCGGCGGCCCCAGCGTCGTCCTCGGGACGGCGCTGTCCGGCGGCGTCCTCGGCGCCGTCAGCGCGACGGTGACGAACCTCACCGACTCGACGACGTTCGGCCGGATCGCCCTGCTGGTCGCGGCGATACTGGCGCTGCGGTTCCTCCCCGGCGGGATCACCGGGCTCGTCGAGCGGGTTCGCGCCCGCCGACAGGAGGCGACCGATGGCGACTGA
- a CDS encoding ABC transporter ATP-binding protein, with amino-acid sequence MSESESPASDAASDPNVRETPAGRATGERTDTLLQTDDLVKRFGGFTAADSVDFSVDEGELRCLIGPNGAGKSTLLKLIVGTLEPTAGHVYYDGQEITDMEPNERVRSGISMKFQVPSVYGELSVRENARLPVQQFADGAERRRRVDEAIENAGLAGYEDVQASTLSHGQQQQLEIGMAASLEPDLLLLDEPVAGLSVDERTEIAERVRRLNREEGIAFVVIEHDTDFVGEIADSVTVLHRGDVFREGSIEEIEADPEVRRIYLGGEQ; translated from the coding sequence GTGAGCGAGAGCGAGTCGCCGGCGAGCGACGCCGCCTCGGACCCGAACGTCCGCGAGACGCCCGCCGGCAGGGCCACGGGCGAGCGCACCGACACCCTCCTGCAGACCGACGACCTCGTCAAGCGCTTCGGCGGGTTCACCGCGGCCGACTCCGTCGACTTCTCCGTCGACGAGGGGGAGCTGCGCTGTCTCATCGGCCCCAACGGCGCCGGCAAGTCCACCCTCCTGAAACTGATCGTCGGGACGCTCGAACCCACCGCCGGGCACGTCTACTACGACGGCCAGGAGATCACGGACATGGAGCCCAACGAGCGGGTCCGCAGCGGGATCAGCATGAAGTTTCAGGTCCCGTCGGTGTACGGCGAGCTCTCGGTCCGGGAGAACGCGCGCCTGCCGGTCCAGCAGTTCGCCGACGGCGCGGAACGCCGCCGCCGCGTCGACGAGGCCATCGAGAACGCCGGCCTCGCCGGCTACGAGGACGTGCAGGCCAGCACGCTCTCGCACGGCCAGCAACAGCAGCTGGAGATCGGCATGGCCGCCTCGCTCGAACCGGATCTGCTCCTGCTCGACGAGCCCGTCGCCGGCCTCTCGGTCGACGAGCGGACGGAGATCGCCGAGCGGGTCCGCCGGCTCAACCGCGAGGAGGGCATCGCCTTCGTCGTCATCGAACACGACACGGACTTCGTCGGCGAGATCGCCGACTCCGTGACGGTGCTGCACCGCGGCGACGTGTTCCGGGAGGGCTCGATCGAGGAGATCGAGGCCGACCCGGAGGTCCGCCGCATCTACCTGGGGGGCGAACAGTGA
- a CDS encoding ABC transporter ATP-binding protein translates to MTLLELSGVTVGYDAPVLRDVDLSVEAGEIVGVVGKNGVGKTTLMKTVVGLLEPDSGTVAYRGADVTGHSADERARAGMGYIPQGRDIFPGLTVEQNLKMGEHVNAGGDETRYDEVYDLFPVLEERADQDGETLSGGQQQMLAIGRALVADPDLLLLDEPSEGVQPSIVDQISEDMRAINEELGTTILFVEQNLGVIRSMADRCYAMERGEIVDELGESALSDEDTIASYLAV, encoded by the coding sequence GTGACGCTCCTCGAACTCTCCGGGGTGACCGTCGGCTACGACGCGCCGGTCCTCCGGGACGTGGACCTGTCGGTCGAGGCGGGCGAGATCGTCGGCGTCGTCGGCAAGAACGGCGTCGGCAAGACCACCCTCATGAAGACCGTCGTCGGTCTCCTCGAACCCGACTCGGGGACGGTCGCCTACCGCGGGGCCGACGTGACCGGCCACTCGGCCGACGAGCGCGCCCGCGCCGGGATGGGGTACATCCCGCAGGGCCGGGACATCTTCCCCGGCCTGACCGTCGAGCAGAATCTGAAGATGGGCGAGCACGTCAACGCGGGCGGCGACGAAACGCGCTACGACGAGGTGTACGACCTGTTCCCGGTGCTCGAGGAACGGGCCGACCAGGACGGCGAGACGCTCTCGGGCGGCCAGCAGCAGATGCTCGCAATCGGGCGGGCGCTGGTCGCCGACCCCGACCTGCTGCTGCTCGACGAGCCGAGCGAGGGCGTCCAGCCCTCCATCGTCGACCAGATCAGCGAGGACATGCGCGCCATCAACGAGGAACTCGGCACGACGATCCTCTTCGTCGAGCAGAACCTCGGCGTCATCCGCTCGATGGCCGACCGCTGTTACGCCATGGAACGCGGCGAGATCGTCGACGAACTCGGCGAGTCCGCGCTGTCCGACGAGGACACGATCGCCAGCTACCTCGCGGTCTGA